A single genomic interval of Sphaerodactylus townsendi isolate TG3544 linkage group LG08, MPM_Stown_v2.3, whole genome shotgun sequence harbors:
- the LOC125438567 gene encoding probable cation-transporting ATPase 13A4 codes for MESCHLVPGDLLALEGGRMLLPCDSVLVHGTCVVNECMLTGESVPVTKTCLPRDHSQQPWQTSCADDYRRHVLFCGTEVIQAKGGGKEPAKAVVLRTGFNTAKGELVRSILYPKPVNFRLYKDAIRFLMFLIGIAAIGMVYAVCVFTLNGEEAGEVVKKALDVITIAVPPALPAALTTGIIYTQRRLRKKGIFCISPQRINVCGQLNLICFDKVRRLLSGLESRGGK; via the exons ATGGAGTCCTGCCATTTGGTGCCCGGAGACCTGCTGGCCCTGGAAGGCGGCCGGATGCTGCTGCCCTGTGATTCCGTCCTGGTGCACGGGACCTGTGTTGTGAATGAGTGCATGCTGACGG GGGAGAGTGTTCCCGTCACCAAGACCTGCTTGCCCCGAGACCACAGCCAGCAGCCCTGGCAGACAAGCTGTGCGGACGATTACCGGAGACACGTCCTCTTCTGCGGCACCGAGGTCATCCAAGCCAAGGGGGGCGGCAAGGAGCCCGCAAAGGCCGTGGTGCTGCGGACCG GCTTCAACACTGCCAAAGGGGAGCTGGTGAGATCGATCCTGTACCCTAAGCCCGTGAACTTCCGGCTCTACAAAGACGCCATTCGGTTTCTCATGTTCCTTATTGGAATCGCTGCCATTGGGATGGTGTACGCCGTGTGCGTCTTTACACTCAATGGG GAGGAGGCCGGAGAGGTGGTGAAGAAGGCCCTGGACGTGATCACCATCGCCGTCCCCCCTGCTCTCCCGGCTGCCTTGACCACAGGGATCATTTACACCCAGAGGCGGCTGAGGAAGAaagggatcttctgcatcagcccCCAGAGGATCAACGTGTGCGGCCAACTGAACCTCATCTGCTTCGACAAGGTGCGTCGTCTTCTCTCTGGCCTGGAAAGCAGGGGCGGAAAATAG